Below is a genomic region from Telmatobacter sp. DSM 110680.
GCCTCCCACTGGGAAGCCTTCATGTTCTGGAATCGCGCCTTCGGGCCCATGGGCTGGAGTTATTGGACGCTGATCATCTGCAACTTGCTCATTCCTCTCACCACGCTCTGGTCGCGCAAACTGCGTACCCACATCGGCTTCATGTTCTTCATTTCCATCGTGGTCAACGTCGGCATGTGGTTCGAGCGCTTCGTGATCATCGTAACCAGCTTGTATCGCGACTTCCTGCCTTCCTCGTGGGGAACCTACCGTGCGACGAAGTGGGACTACATGACCTTCATCGGAACTATGGGATTGTTCACGACCTTGTTCTTGTTGTTTGTGCGCTTCCTGCCCATGATTCCCATGAACGAAATTCGCATGATTCTGCCCGCGGCCAAAATCAAGCCGAAAGCGGTAGCGGGAGCAGGTGACTAACCATGCCTTCACGTGAAGGGACTTACGGCCTGCTGGCCGAATTCGATACACCGAGCGATCTGGTTCGCGCAGCGCGACAGGCGCGCGAAGATGGATGGCGCCGCCTGGATTGCTACACGCCTTATCCTGTCGAAGAAGCGGCCGAGGCCATCGGCTTCCATCGCAACCGCGTTCCACTCGTCACGCTGGTTGGCGCATTGATGGGTCTGGCAGCAATGTTTTCGATGGAGACGTGGGTCTCCGTCATTGCCTACCCGCTCAACATCGGGGGTCGCCCGCTGTACTCATGGCCAGCGTTTATCGTGCCTGCCTATGAGTGGACGATTCTCTGGGCCGGCCTGTCCGCTGCCTTTGGCATGATGGCGCTGAACGGCTTGCCGCAGCTTTATCACCCTCTCTTTAACGCACCCAACTTTCGCGACGGCGCTACGTCAGACAAGTTCTTCCTCTGTCTCGAGGCGCTCGACCCGAAGTTCGACCTGATCGAATCCAAAGAATACTTGAAAACTCTGGAGCCGGTTTCGATTGTGGAGGTGGAGTACTAAATGCAAATCCTCCACTTTACAAAAAAAGGTCTCATCCTGAGCGCACCGAAGCAGGGCCGAAGGACTTGCTTTAGCTCTTTCACTGCTTATGCCGGCCTCACTGTAATGATGCTTCTCGCCGGTTGTCGCCAGGACATGCAAGACCAGCCGAAGATGATTCCCCAACGCGGCTCTGATTTTTATGCTGATCATCGTGGCGCGCGTCCGCAGGTTGTCAATACCGTTGCGCGCGGAGAGCTTCAAGAAGACAGCTACTTCTACACGGGCGTTATCCAGGGTGCCAACGGTTATCGCGAGGAGCAGAACACAATGCCGTTCCCCGTCACCATGGAAGTGCTTGAGCGTGGACAGGAGCGCTTCAATGTCTACTGCACTCCCTGTCACTCGCGGGTCGGGAACGGCCTGGGCGAAATTGTGGAGCGCGGTTACAAGCCTGCCGCCAATCTCCACGACCAAGTTCGCCGGGCGCAGCCGATTTCGCACTACTTCTATGTCATGACGCACGGCTATGGCGCCATGCCCGACTACTCGGCGCAACTGACGCCTGAGGATCGCTGGGCAGTTGCAGCGTATATTCGCGCATTACAGCTTAGCCAGGCGGCTTCTGCGGGCGATGTTCCTTCTGGCGTGCAGGTACAAAAGCTGAGTGATGTCGCGGAAAGGGAACACTTGCCGGCCAGTTATGCGCAACCGTGGTCGTTGCCCGCTACAGCGGTTCAGGCATATCCGCCGACAAACGAAGGAACGCCGGCAATGGCTCCCGGAAATCCGGCTGACCCTCTGATCAAGATTCCAGCAAGCAAAACGGCTCCAGCGGCCGCGAAGTAAGGACTAAGTTCAATGGCTCACGAAACACACGGTGCATCTCACGCAAAAGCACTTCCCGCCGATCTGAGCGCTCCCTCGTTTGTAGACGGCTGGCGGTCGCGTGCGCTTGTGGTCGGTGCGATTGCTGCCATCGCGGCCGTGATTCTCGCGTTCCTTGGCCAGGCGCAGGATCAGCTCGGCTGGGACCACGTTTATCGCGCATGGATTCTTGGCATGTTGCTAACTTTCGGCTGGACTGTCGGCGGTCTCGCGCTTCTTATGGTGCAGTATTGTTCCGGCGGCAAGTGGGGACTGCTATTGCGCCGCCCTCTTGAAGCCGCCACCCGAACTCTTCCTCTCATCTTCGGTTACTGGGTGGTCTCCGCACTCTTCATGAAGCGCCTTTATCTGTGGGCGCAGTACACCAATCCGAATGACACAGCAGCGGCTCTCAAATCGGGTTTGATCAGCGAAATCCAGGCACACTGCCTCGACTTCAAGCGTCCGATGCTGAATCCGGTTACGTACATTGCCGTCATGCTGCTT
It encodes:
- a CDS encoding DUF3341 domain-containing protein — its product is MPSREGTYGLLAEFDTPSDLVRAARQAREDGWRRLDCYTPYPVEEAAEAIGFHRNRVPLVTLVGALMGLAAMFSMETWVSVIAYPLNIGGRPLYSWPAFIVPAYEWTILWAGLSAAFGMMALNGLPQLYHPLFNAPNFRDGATSDKFFLCLEALDPKFDLIESKEYLKTLEPVSIVEVEY
- a CDS encoding cytochrome c, translating into MQILHFTKKGLILSAPKQGRRTCFSSFTAYAGLTVMMLLAGCRQDMQDQPKMIPQRGSDFYADHRGARPQVVNTVARGELQEDSYFYTGVIQGANGYREEQNTMPFPVTMEVLERGQERFNVYCTPCHSRVGNGLGEIVERGYKPAANLHDQVRRAQPISHYFYVMTHGYGAMPDYSAQLTPEDRWAVAAYIRALQLSQAASAGDVPSGVQVQKLSDVAEREHLPASYAQPWSLPATAVQAYPPTNEGTPAMAPGNPADPLIKIPASKTAPAAAK